The following are encoded together in the Xanthobacter autotrophicus Py2 genome:
- a CDS encoding conserved hypothetical protein (KEGG: bbt:BBta_2171 hypothetical protein): MNAAPPVARPADTALAYHTRTKHSLKAYAAGPETLDWDAQPNPFREFEGCPRLALPLAAEGLAATYGEMVTPGAVPPAPLDLAGVALLLELSFGLAGWKQYGPDRWAVRCNPSSGNLHPTEAYVLASNVAGLPDGVHHYVSRDHVLEQRYAARASTSVAFASASGFAMQRSFARSPAGPARLHLALSSVHWREAWKYGERAFRYCQLDLGHALAGVRYAAACLGWNASMVEGVSSAEIARLGGFDREADFAGAEREDPDILIQITPGPALAVAPPEPDTRGWTGTANVLDRHKLYRWPVIDAVSAATHGGTGASDPAAAAAPELPPRVVTNGAQASAVILGRRSAQRFEAKNSTMPQDVFFGMLDALMPRDAAPFDAWGFTPRIHPLLFVHRVEGLAPGLYALPRREGITGALKAALRNDFQWVKPEACPDHLPLYRLVETDCRGIARTISCHQAIASDSSFALAMLSEFEATVAADPWRYRQLHWEAGLVGQVLYLEAEAAGFRGTGIGCFFDDDLHRLVGLESLEFQSLYHFTVGRPAIDTRITTEPAYPGRSA, encoded by the coding sequence ATGAATGCTGCCCCGCCCGTTGCCCGCCCGGCCGATACGGCGCTCGCCTATCACACGCGCACCAAGCACAGCCTCAAGGCCTATGCAGCGGGGCCGGAAACCCTGGACTGGGACGCCCAGCCCAATCCCTTCCGGGAGTTCGAGGGCTGCCCGCGCCTGGCCCTGCCGCTGGCGGCGGAAGGGCTGGCGGCCACCTATGGCGAGATGGTCACGCCAGGTGCGGTGCCACCGGCGCCATTGGACCTTGCCGGCGTCGCGCTGCTGCTGGAACTCTCCTTCGGCCTCGCCGGCTGGAAGCAGTATGGGCCGGACCGCTGGGCGGTGCGCTGCAATCCCTCCAGCGGCAATCTGCACCCCACCGAGGCCTATGTGCTGGCGTCCAACGTCGCCGGCCTGCCCGACGGGGTTCATCACTATGTCAGCCGCGACCATGTGCTGGAGCAGCGCTACGCCGCGCGGGCTTCGACCTCGGTCGCCTTTGCCAGCGCCTCGGGCTTCGCCATGCAGCGCAGCTTCGCGCGGTCCCCGGCTGGGCCGGCGCGGCTGCATCTGGCACTGTCCTCCGTCCATTGGCGCGAGGCGTGGAAATACGGCGAGCGGGCGTTCCGCTATTGCCAGCTCGATCTCGGCCACGCCCTTGCCGGCGTGCGCTATGCCGCCGCCTGCCTTGGCTGGAACGCAAGCATGGTGGAAGGCGTCAGCAGCGCGGAGATCGCGCGCCTGGGCGGCTTCGACCGTGAGGCGGACTTTGCCGGGGCCGAGCGGGAGGATCCCGACATCCTCATCCAGATCACACCGGGGCCTGCCCTCGCTGTCGCGCCGCCCGAGCCCGACACCCGGGGCTGGACCGGGACGGCCAACGTGCTGGACCGGCACAAGCTCTATCGCTGGCCGGTGATCGATGCGGTCAGCGCTGCCACCCATGGTGGCACGGGCGCGTCCGATCCGGCGGCGGCCGCTGCCCCAGAGCTGCCGCCGCGCGTGGTGACGAACGGGGCACAGGCGTCCGCCGTCATCCTCGGCCGCCGCAGCGCCCAGCGCTTTGAGGCCAAGAACAGCACCATGCCGCAGGATGTCTTCTTCGGCATGCTGGATGCGCTCATGCCCCGGGATGCGGCGCCCTTCGATGCCTGGGGCTTCACCCCGCGCATCCACCCTCTTCTGTTCGTCCATCGGGTGGAGGGCCTTGCCCCCGGCCTTTACGCCCTGCCGCGGCGCGAGGGGATCACCGGCGCGCTGAAGGCAGCGCTCCGCAACGATTTCCAGTGGGTGAAGCCGGAGGCCTGCCCGGACCACCTGCCGCTGTATCGGCTGGTGGAGACTGACTGCCGCGGCATCGCCCGCACCATCAGCTGCCATCAGGCCATCGCCAGCGACAGCAGCTTCGCCCTGGCCATGCTCAGTGAGTTCGAAGCCACCGTGGCGGCGGACCCGTGGCGCTATCGCCAGCTGCATTGGGAAGCCGGGCTCGTTGGCCAGGTGCTCTATCTGGAAGCGGAGGCGGCCGGGTTCCGGGGCACCGGCATCGGCTGCTTCTTCGACGACGACCTGCACCGGCTGGTGGGGCTGGAAAGCCTCGAGTTCCAGTCCCTCTATCATTTCACGGTGGGGCGCCCCGCCATCGACACCCGCATTACCACCGAGCCGGCCTATCCGGGCCGCTCGGCCTGA
- a CDS encoding Rhodanese domain protein (PFAM: Rhodanese domain protein; Ankyrin~KEGG: bbt:BBta_2170 putative thiosulfate sulfurtransferase) encodes MRERIPFRCIGVEEAASIVGQGRALLLDVRDANAYAAGHVEGARNLAYSALSDVIGTTPKAQPVVIYCYHGNASREYAQTLSDFGFAAVFSVDGGYEAWRAFESVPAPTAPLDAALSSWLVDHGFPADGVNATAENGMTPLMKASQEGLADVVAALIAAGATLDARNGDGNTALWLACVGNHPHIIDALVDAGITIDSLNDTGASSLMYAASAGKAEALEKLLARGADPRLETQDGFCALDLAANLECLKLLRAATRREAAPA; translated from the coding sequence ATGAGAGAGCGCATTCCCTTCCGCTGCATCGGCGTTGAGGAGGCGGCATCCATCGTCGGCCAAGGCCGGGCCCTGCTGCTCGACGTGCGCGACGCCAATGCCTATGCCGCCGGCCATGTGGAGGGTGCGCGCAACCTTGCCTATTCCGCGCTCTCGGACGTGATCGGCACGACCCCGAAGGCGCAGCCGGTGGTGATTTATTGCTACCACGGCAATGCCAGCCGCGAATATGCTCAGACCCTGTCGGACTTCGGCTTCGCTGCCGTGTTCAGCGTGGATGGTGGCTATGAGGCGTGGCGGGCCTTCGAAAGCGTGCCCGCGCCAACGGCGCCACTCGATGCGGCCCTGTCCAGCTGGCTGGTTGACCACGGATTTCCCGCCGATGGCGTGAACGCGACGGCGGAAAATGGCATGACCCCGCTCATGAAGGCCTCCCAGGAGGGGCTCGCGGACGTGGTGGCGGCCCTCATTGCCGCCGGCGCGACGCTGGACGCCCGCAATGGGGATGGCAACACGGCCCTGTGGCTCGCCTGCGTCGGCAATCACCCGCACATCATCGACGCGCTGGTGGATGCCGGCATCACCATCGACAGCCTCAACGACACCGGCGCCAGTTCGTTGATGTATGCCGCCTCCGCCGGCAAGGCCGAGGCGTTGGAAAAGCTGCTCGCCCGTGGCGCCGATCCGCGCCTGGAGACGCAGGACGGCTTCTGCGCGCTGGATCTTGCGGCCAATCTCGAATGCCTCAAGCTGCTGCGCGCCGCCACACGGCGCGAGGCCGCGCCGGCGTAA
- a CDS encoding nitrogen fixation protein NifW (PFAM: nitrogen fixation protein NifW~KEGG: bbt:BBta_5873 nitrogenase stabilizer NifW), with protein sequence MSVVDKLKSLHSAEEFFELLQVDYQPEVLQVLRLHILRRMGQYLVSAEFEGKSEDEIFVAAQSMLAQAYEDFIKSNPMAERVFKVLKEHDPSRPPEPGPKPAFVPLTSLKTGS encoded by the coding sequence ATGTCGGTTGTCGACAAGCTGAAGTCCCTGCACAGCGCGGAAGAGTTCTTCGAGCTGCTGCAGGTGGATTATCAGCCGGAAGTGCTGCAGGTTCTGCGCCTGCACATTCTGCGGCGCATGGGCCAGTACCTCGTCTCGGCCGAATTCGAAGGCAAGAGCGAGGATGAGATCTTCGTCGCCGCCCAGTCCATGCTGGCTCAGGCCTATGAAGATTTCATCAAGTCCAATCCCATGGCGGAGCGCGTGTTCAAGGTGCTGAAAGAGCACGATCCGAGCCGCCCGCCCGAGCCTGGCCCGAAGCCCGCCTTCGTGCCCCTGACCTCCCTGAAAACGGGAAGCTGA
- a CDS encoding homocitrate synthase (TIGRFAM: homocitrate synthase~PFAM: pyruvate carboxyltransferase~KEGG: bbt:BBta_5875 homocitrate synthase) yields the protein MLAKSPSAILARSSRASVDASGAATGTVPARTAFLNDTTLRDGEQAPGVAFTRREKIEIAEALAAAGVPEIEAGTPAMGDEEIETLRSIVSLKLPLRVAAWCRMSEEDLFAAVSAGVTYVNLSIPTSDRQLKGKLNRDRDWALGALRHVVTLATKLGFTAAVGCEDASRADPDFLCKVAEVAKEAGAFRLRLADTLGVLDPFSAYALVRRVANATDLEIEFHAHDDLGLATANTLAAVTGGARHASVTVAGLGERAGNAALEEVAIALRQTARSETGIDPHALRPLAQKVMEAAGRPMPRTKAIVGEDIFTHESGIHVSGLLKDRGTYEALSPEMLGRSHRVVLGKHSGLAAILKALSDQGLAVDEARGRAILARVRDFAIRSKNSVSPDVLRRFYEDSFTEEALKRRHAAVMGA from the coding sequence ATGCTCGCGAAGTCACCATCGGCCATTCTGGCGCGCTCCAGCCGGGCATCCGTGGATGCCAGCGGCGCCGCCACCGGGACGGTGCCGGCCCGGACGGCTTTCCTGAACGACACCACCCTCCGGGATGGTGAGCAGGCGCCGGGCGTCGCTTTCACCCGCCGCGAGAAGATCGAGATCGCCGAGGCGCTGGCTGCGGCCGGCGTGCCCGAGATCGAGGCCGGCACTCCGGCCATGGGCGACGAGGAAATCGAGACCCTCCGCTCCATCGTCTCCCTCAAGCTGCCCCTGCGCGTCGCCGCCTGGTGCCGCATGAGCGAGGAAGATCTCTTCGCCGCGGTCTCCGCCGGCGTCACCTATGTGAACCTGTCTATCCCCACCTCCGACCGCCAGCTGAAGGGCAAGCTCAACCGCGACCGCGACTGGGCGCTGGGGGCCCTGCGGCATGTGGTGACGCTGGCGACGAAGCTCGGCTTCACCGCTGCCGTGGGCTGCGAGGATGCCTCCCGCGCCGATCCCGACTTCCTGTGCAAGGTGGCCGAGGTGGCGAAGGAGGCGGGCGCCTTCCGCCTGCGCCTCGCCGATACGCTGGGCGTGCTTGATCCCTTCTCCGCCTATGCGCTGGTGCGGCGCGTGGCCAATGCGACGGACCTCGAGATCGAGTTCCACGCCCACGACGACCTTGGCCTCGCCACGGCCAACACGCTTGCCGCCGTCACCGGTGGGGCCCGACATGCCAGCGTGACGGTGGCCGGCCTTGGCGAACGGGCGGGCAACGCGGCGCTGGAGGAAGTGGCCATCGCCCTGCGCCAGACTGCGCGCTCGGAAACCGGCATCGACCCGCATGCCCTGCGGCCCTTGGCCCAGAAGGTGATGGAGGCGGCCGGCCGCCCCATGCCCCGCACCAAGGCCATCGTGGGAGAAGACATCTTCACCCACGAATCCGGCATCCACGTCTCCGGCCTGCTGAAGGACCGCGGCACCTACGAGGCGCTCAGCCCCGAGATGCTGGGCCGCTCGCACCGGGTGGTGCTGGGCAAGCATTCTGGCCTCGCCGCCATCCTCAAGGCCCTGTCGGACCAGGGGCTTGCGGTGGACGAGGCACGCGGCCGCGCCATCCTTGCCCGGGTGCGCGACTTCGCCATCCGTTCGAAGAACTCGGTCTCCCCGGACGTGCTCAGGCGCTTCTACGAAGACAGCTTCACCGAAGAGGCGCTCAAGCGCCGCCACGCCGCAGTGATGGGAGCCTGA
- a CDS encoding modD protein (TIGRFAM: modD protein~PFAM: Quinolinate phosphoribosyl transferase~KEGG: rpb:RPB_1056 ModD protein), translated as MTYKWWTQASVDALLAEDAPYGDLTTESLALTGRKARLTMAMRADATLCGVELARDLFRTAGAEADVLAATGARAPAGETILMAQGTAGPIFRAWKVAQTLVEYLSGIATLTADIVATARAVSPDIAVVTTRKTLPGAKAQMIAAIRAGGAFPHRLGLSETLLLFPEHQAFLTDSAVGIAALRRAAPEKKVVVEVKTLDEVDAVLPAHPDVLQCEKMTPSDIAEVARRVAARAPETKVAAAGGVNLANAATYAAAGAHVLVTSAPYWARPADVKVVISPA; from the coding sequence ATGACCTACAAATGGTGGACGCAGGCGAGCGTGGATGCCCTCCTCGCCGAGGACGCGCCCTATGGCGACCTCACCACCGAATCCCTTGCCCTCACCGGACGCAAGGCCCGCCTCACCATGGCCATGCGGGCCGACGCCACCTTGTGCGGCGTCGAGCTGGCGCGGGACCTGTTCCGGACCGCCGGGGCGGAGGCCGATGTGCTCGCCGCCACCGGCGCGCGGGCGCCGGCCGGCGAGACCATCCTGATGGCGCAGGGCACGGCCGGCCCCATCTTTCGCGCATGGAAGGTGGCGCAGACGCTGGTGGAATATCTCTCCGGCATCGCCACGCTTACCGCCGACATTGTGGCGACCGCCCGCGCCGTTTCGCCCGACATCGCGGTGGTGACAACGCGCAAGACCTTGCCCGGCGCCAAGGCACAGATGATCGCCGCCATCCGCGCCGGCGGGGCCTTTCCCCACCGGCTCGGATTGTCGGAAACGCTCCTGCTGTTTCCCGAGCACCAGGCCTTCCTCACCGACTCCGCCGTCGGCATTGCCGCCCTGCGCCGCGCCGCGCCGGAGAAGAAGGTGGTGGTGGAGGTGAAGACGCTGGACGAGGTGGACGCGGTGCTGCCAGCCCATCCCGACGTGCTCCAGTGCGAGAAGATGACCCCCAGCGACATCGCCGAGGTGGCCCGCCGGGTGGCGGCGCGCGCGCCGGAGACGAAAGTCGCGGCCGCCGGCGGCGTGAACCTCGCCAATGCCGCGACCTACGCCGCCGCGGGCGCCCATGTGCTGGTAACTTCCGCGCCCTATTGGGCCAGGCCGGCTGACGTGAAGGTGGTGATCTCGCCGGCCTGA
- a CDS encoding HesB/YadR/YfhF-family protein (PFAM: HesB/YadR/YfhF-family protein~KEGG: mlo:mll5942 hypothetical protein) produces the protein MITLTTNALSAIKAALSCSAQADGLRVVAKAGSGDGVNYLMHLDSRARDGDLILEQGGLKVFIDAPSRSVARGIVIDFVESETVRGFVFEDDPAALMMMAGGGLRN, from the coding sequence ATGATCACGCTCACGACCAATGCTCTGTCGGCAATCAAGGCAGCCCTGTCGTGCTCCGCTCAGGCAGATGGTCTGCGCGTGGTGGCGAAGGCCGGGTCCGGCGACGGCGTGAACTACCTGATGCATCTCGACAGCCGCGCACGCGACGGTGACCTCATCCTCGAGCAGGGCGGCCTCAAGGTTTTCATTGATGCACCATCCCGTTCGGTCGCGCGCGGCATCGTCATTGATTTCGTGGAGTCGGAGACGGTGCGCGGCTTCGTGTTCGAGGACGATCCGGCGGCGCTGATGATGATGGCAGGCGGCGGCTTGCGGAACTGA
- a CDS encoding serine O-acetyltransferase (TIGRFAM: serine O-acetyltransferase~KEGG: bra:BRADO5389 serine acetyltransferase), giving the protein MIMGSPKWQGTDVPLAGAAEAEKASALSVWRLIREDVDCVKSRDPAARNTVEIVLTYPGVHAVIWHRLASRLWRRGIKFPARFLSWLGRFLTNVDIHPGATIGRRFFIDHGACVVIGETAEVGDDVTLYHGVTLGGTSWTSGKRHPTLRDGVLVGAGAKILGPITVGAGCRIGANSVVIEDVPPAMTVVGIPGRVVKPMADRRRVGDGRIDLEHHLMPDPVGEAIVSLLDRIEFLEARLAHLQSERPRGRSATADEAA; this is encoded by the coding sequence ATGATCATGGGAAGCCCGAAATGGCAGGGGACCGACGTTCCGCTCGCCGGCGCGGCGGAGGCTGAGAAGGCGTCCGCCCTCTCGGTGTGGCGCCTCATCCGCGAGGACGTGGACTGCGTGAAGTCGCGCGATCCGGCGGCCCGCAACACGGTCGAGATCGTGCTCACCTATCCCGGCGTGCATGCCGTGATCTGGCATCGGCTGGCGAGCCGGCTGTGGCGGCGCGGCATCAAGTTCCCGGCCCGCTTCCTGTCCTGGCTCGGTCGCTTCCTGACCAATGTGGACATCCATCCCGGCGCCACCATCGGCCGGCGCTTCTTCATCGATCACGGCGCGTGCGTGGTGATCGGCGAGACCGCCGAGGTGGGCGATGACGTGACGCTCTATCACGGGGTCACCCTGGGCGGCACCTCCTGGACCTCCGGCAAGCGCCATCCCACCCTGCGCGACGGCGTGCTGGTGGGAGCGGGCGCCAAGATCCTCGGTCCCATCACGGTGGGGGCGGGTTGCCGCATCGGTGCCAATTCGGTGGTAATCGAGGACGTGCCCCCGGCCATGACGGTGGTGGGTATTCCCGGCCGGGTGGTGAAGCCCATGGCCGACCGCCGCCGCGTCGGCGACGGCCGCATCGACCTGGAGCATCACCTGATGCCGGACCCGGTGGGCGAGGCCATCGTCTCGCTGCTCGACCGCATCGAATTCCTGGAGGCGCGCCTCGCGCACCTGCAAAGCGAACGTCCGCGCGGCCGCAGCGCCACTGCGGACGAGGCGGCGTAA